From a single Brassica napus cultivar Da-Ae chromosome C9, Da-Ae, whole genome shotgun sequence genomic region:
- the LOC106358558 gene encoding RHOMBOID-like protein 2: MANRDVERGGKQNREVHNNNNYFYDESSRDTHWTPWLVPAIVVANLAVFIAVMFVNDCPKKINGPNKACVARFLGRFSFQPLRENPLFGPSSSTLERMGALEWRKVVHEHHGWRLVTCMWLHAGIIHLLTNMLSLIFIGIRLEQQFGFIRVGLIYLVSGFGGSILSSLFLQESISVGASGALFGLLGAMLSELLINWTIYANKAAALVTLLFIIAINLGLGLLPRVDNFAHIGGFLTGLCLGFVLLVRPQYGWEASRTNTSVTKRKHSMYQYVLFVVAAVLLVVGLTVGLVMLFKGENGNKHCKWCHRLSCFPTSKWTC; encoded by the exons ATGGCGAACAGAGATGTGGAGAGAGGTGGGAAGCAAAACAGAGAAGTTCATAACAACAATAACTATTTCTATGACGAAAGCTCCCGCGACACTCATTGGACTCCATGGCTGGTTCCGGCGATCGTTGTGGCGAATCTCGCAGTCTTTATCGCCGTTATGTTCGTTAACGACTGTCCTAAGAAAATCAACGGACCCAACAAAGCTTGCGTCGCTAGGTTCCTCGGAAGATTCTCGTTTCAGCCACTTAGAGAGAATCCTCTGTTCGGCCCATCTTCTTCAAC ATTGGAGAGAATGGGGGCATTGGAGTGGAGGAAAGTAGTACATGAGCATCACGGATGGAGACTTGTCACTTGTATGTGGCTACACGCTGGAATCATTCATCTTCTTACCAATATGTTGAGTTTGATCTTCATTGGTATCCGCCTTGAGCAGCAGTTTGGCTTCA TAAGGGTCGGGCTTATCTACTTAGTATCTGGTTTCGGTGGAAGTATACTCTCGTCTCTCTTCCTTCAAGAAAGTATCTCTGTTGGTGCTTCTGGTGCTCTCTTCGGACTTCTTGGAGCTATGTTATCTGAACTTCTCATCAATTGGACTATCTATGCCAACAAG GCAGCTGCTCTTGTCACACTCCTATTCATCATAGCAATCAACTTAGGACTGGGCTTGCTACCTAGGGTTGACAATTTCGCACACATTGGAGGGTTCTTAACCGGGCTCTGCCTCGGGTTTGTCCTCCTTGTCCGACCACAGTACGGCTGGGAAGCTTCCCGCACCAACACTTCCGTTACCAAACGCAAGCATAGCATGTACCAGTACGTGCTGTTTGTAGTCGCAGCGGTTCTACTAGTGGTTGGGTTAACTGTTGGATTGGTGATGCTTTTCAAAGGAGAGAATGGGAACAAGCATTGCAAATGGTGTCATCGCCTCAGCTGTTTCCCTACTTCGAAGTGGACCTGTTaa